TGTTAAATATCGTCTTCGGTGCAGCCATTATTCTGGAGAACCTCTTGGTTTTACTGTCCGTCTATATAAACAAGAAATTACAAGACATGGACACTTTCTGCATCGTCAATCTAGCGTGTGCAGATTTACTAGTCGGCATCGTGTTTAGCTTTCATTTTACGTATACAATTGTGATGCCATATTCTTGCACAAATATCCATGCCTGTGCAGTCGTATTTGCAGCCATGCCAGCGATGGTAATGGTGTCTGTCTTCGCACTTATGGTGATGAGTATAGATAGATATATCAGTGTCAGTCAACCGCTCGAGTATGCAACAATTGTGACCACGAAACGAATGTTAATTATTATCACCATTCAGTGGGTTGTATCTATCTTCTTTGGAGCGATGCCTGTTATATTATGGCAGGGAGATCCTGCGACCTTCGAAGGCTGTTTGAACACAGAAATCATTTCAAACACAAAAGCAGCATATCTTTGGTACTGGATGATGACTTTTCTACCTACCGTTGTGCTAATTATTTTATACGGCAGATTGTTCTGTGTCGCATATCGACACGCACGACGTGTTGCCCCCATCGCCAAACAACTGAAGCAAAACGCTACAGGTGGCGTTGGTACCGCAGGTTGTGATGTGTCGACTATCAACTTACCGTCTGCAGTTACAAGGAATACGCCGTTTGATGAACAGTCCTCCAACACTCTCGACTGTTATCACAAGAAGGTGAAAATTGTGAATCGGGCATATAAAGCTGTAGTTACTTTGGGTATCATAATGGTGTGTATGGTTTGTACGTTTATACCTTCACAAGTTATGTTCATATCGTTTAATTGTGACGACTGCATCAATATGCCACATATACATCTCAGAGCTTTGATGGTTTTGGCTCAAGTCAGCAACTCGGCCATGAATCCTTTTATTTATGCGATCAGAATTAAGGAATTCCGACGTACATTTACTCTGATTCTGAAAACTACATTCTGCTGCAGATGCAAGAAAGCATCACGTACGATTAAACCGCATGAAGACGGTGATCATACACCGTAATATGCTCTTCAACAATGTCTTATCCATGCTTCATTCGAGAATATGAACAAAACCTGTTCATTAGAGTTGAGGACTTTAAGAAATTCGCAAATGAAGCTGTCGTGAATTcattgttactatggaaacgATCATGCAATCCATTAAGTAACGACACCACTTTACTAAACGCGTTTGATAAATCTAAATGGTTTATGAAAATTTTCCCATCTTTGACATTTACCAATCTTTtcttgaaaatcacaaaatataattatcacGACATGAACAAGAATGACTACAGATGGAATGGACATGTTTTAGACAAAACACGAACATGTTTGTTAATGATACAAGTAAAATATAGATACTCATTAGGAATTAATGTCTTGGAAAAACGTGGTTTGAATTATTATCGGCCCAGGAATGTCAATTTTTCAGTGAATGCATGTACATATCAGTGAATTTTGTATGGCGAGATAGTTTACCTATGTAAAATGGAGAAACGTATGAACATAGAATATTGAAATAACAAGGAAACAATTTATATTTGGGAGataatgttattgttacatGTTTAACATAAAAGTTGATAAAGATGTGTCAAAACTTCGTTCTATAAAGCAAATATTGTATCCTActgtacatggtatgtacaGTTTTACAGTTCCACTGTTTCATTTatacaaattcaatataatgacAATTAATTATCCATTCAATAGATGGTTGATTAAAGCAGATATGACCACAGACTAAAATTATCAAACACATGATTTGCTGAGAAAATTGGTAAAATCAGTTTGCCAATTGATAGCCAATAAGatatgaacgaacgaacgaaagaacgaacaaaagaatgaacgaatgaatgaatgaatgaatgaatgaaatagaAAGAGAGAATGGACGAAAAACTAACGAGAGggagaatgaatgaatgaatgaatgaatgaatgaatgaatgaatgaatgaatgaatgaatgaatgaatgaatgaatactcCAAATAATTTGATGCTCTGTTTGTCTATTACAGTGTTAGGTAGATATCCTATGCATGATATAGTCGTCTATTTGATGTCGTTATCGTGTGTTGTTTGGTCAATGGCAAAGGAAGTCGTCTTTATCACATTATTTACTCTTTCAATACTATAGGTCAAGTGTAGCCTTTCAAAAATACATGATGTTGTCCATTTAAGTCAATGGTGCTTGTTGTTAAATTTGACACCAACAGATTATAATAGTGTCTCTCTCTGCCAAGATATTTCAGTTGAAATGTAAGAATGTACGTGTGAACAACAGTTTTCTAACAGAGTTGGTCCAAAGCGAGAGAGTGATTCATTATAATCCTAAAGGCTCAATTGCTAAGATGATACTAATGGCCTTTTAACCTAACAGCATATTATATTTGCGTATGGTCTTGTCTATCATTTAATTCAAGTGACGGCTTATGGTGTCTACTTTTTAAAGAAGATTACGACGTGCAGTTTTACctatttgtacatgatacagtCTGTGTAAAAGTAAAAACGTTGACTTGTAGTATGGATTGCTAtgataatattgataacatttataGCATAATTAGACATTCATCATGTTATTACTAACAtttaacactatatatatatatatatatatatatatatatatatatatatatatatatatatatatatatatatatatatatatatatatatattagcacaTGTCGGAAACATGACTTAAAATAGGTGTACACAACAATATATATCAGATGATAGATTTGTGTACATAAACTGTGATAATGAGTGCATATAACACATTGAGTATTACATGGTTGTAAATCGATATACACGAGCTCCGATGTCTCGTTACTTTTGTCGGTGATCCACTTCATTCAATTACCGTTTTATTCTTTAATGTAATAGATAATATGGCATTGTCAATTTACCATaatgtttatacatatatattaatgtattcagATATTTATGGTTTGTGATTTTCTCTCCATAAATCATTCTTTGCATGGTAAAAAAATGATCTTTATATGTTAAATGTCCCAAGACGTCACAATAGTAGTCTGTTGAATGCAAGTTGCTTATGCCGATTATGTGCGTTTTGTTGTGATAGCAATTGTTAAGGCATATTAATTTGTACTTGTGGTattttacttactgaagcatatgTAATGACCACCACTTGCTATGGGCAACATGGTGCTCAGACATAATACTAATCTCATTAAATATCATTAAATCTGAGGGTGGGCGTGTAGGAAGAGGCGCTCACTCCCAGAATAACAACATCGAACAACAAGACAATATACGaagaaatagaggtaaatgaaACAACCGAGTCAtgtttttacatcatttttGAAGAGATTGCATGATAATATGAACGattcgatgacgtcatttagtATATGAATACCAACTGTATGAAATGTCGAGGGAGCTAATACTATAAACTGTGCTAACAACATAACGAACAACATAACAGACGAGTGTTAGCGCCGTAGACGTCATACATCAATGATTTCAAAGGAATTACATCACTAGTGATTTCATATCAATAGTTTCAGCCTATTAGAAAAAGCTTATAAACGTAGGTTTTTTTCCAGTTTAAGTTTCCTTTGCATAACAATTGTTATTTATTGTTGTATGTAAACAAGTATGTGTGAAAAATCATTACAGTTGCTTGACCCTCCCAACGTTATCGACATTGACAGGGTCGAGGTTATGTATGcgttttacatttttgtgtttgatttgatatttttaatataatactatatgtactatgtatggtattatattagttttgtaaacatttaatATATACTATGTCACGTGCGAGTACGTTATCACCATtctcatatttttattttgtagttTGCTAGTGATCTTTCAGTGCAAATTTGTACCTTCAAGTTTGAAATAAAGCTTACGATTATTTGCACATTAATATTCTCACTTCGTGATATCAtggaaaaaatatgaatttcatttgatatgtacacagaatgagaaaaaaaacaatatttaagtTTTGATTTTGCTTTAGTGTATTATAGCGAGAATGTGGGATACATGTTCCCTTTATGAAACGTTTGCAATAGTCTAGagaaaacactgacaaattCTCGCATGCAGAAACAAACCATGAGCTTAAGTTAACGAAGTTACAGGAGTAATCAAAGCGGCAAACCTTAAGATAACAGAAGATGGTTAATACCGGGCTTCAAACTGTCAACGCTAGGTTTGAGCCATCGCAGTCTGCgaaatattattatgatataaaTTTTCATCATATCAAAAATGAATGACACCTTGTTAATTATTCATGCTTCTTTGATGTGACACACACTGAATATTTCTAGTATGTCTCTTGAGTACATTTTTCTATCTGTGAATTTGTTTCTCCTTTCAGCGCTAAAGCAATCTGCACGAGTGATCATTAAAAATGTAGACCTGCCGTGACCAGTTATCATCGGTTTATTTTCAGTTCATAAGTAGTCTTATTTGTGTGTTAGGCAAACTAACTTACAGtagaaattatatatattgttcagTTTCAATGATCAAACATTTTTGGTAACAACCGCATTCAACAAAGTACCATCTGTAACAACTGAGATAAGTGATATTTGTCAAACTAGTAATCATCAAGACAAACTTGGATATCCAATTACCAAACATGTTTTATCATTGAAACTGAATGTGATTATGATTTGGATTTTAATACATATAAGGAGATCTCTTAGCTGCTATTTCACgtttagtaaatatataatcATCCTGATGTAAGAAACGTATTCCCAGTTTTAATTGCATTTATGTTTGCTGTGTGTGATATGTAAAACCTAAGGCTAACTAACAGGACTTAAAACTATGATAGCAAATAGATAGTGATACACACCTCTATGTATGTAGTTTAAGTGTATTTGCTGTCCTAAAACTCCCTAATGATGCTTATTGTTAAAGTTAAGTGCATTTGCAGCTCCAAAGCTTCTTTTTTGAAAGCATTGATAGCTGATGTACATAATTAATAACACACTGCACGAAAGTATATCAAATTACAATCTCCAGCTTTACCTTGTTGACATAAAGGTTATCGTCATTGTAAAGCCTCGAATCCGCTCGCTGATGCTTCAAATCTGGCAAGTAAAAGTAGATGTTTTGAAATCATGGGGTGTAGTGGCTTTTCAATTGTGCAACTGGTACATGACAGTCTATCTATGAATTAGAACTAATGGCATTGCCGTCTAGTTGAATGGGTTGGATGAAATAAAAGCGCAATACTATTTTTAAAGCGCAGTGGTTGTACATGTGCGCTGCGCATCTTAGATGTACTTAAAAACAAGAGTTTGAGACTAAAATTCAAATGCTCTCAGTGGTTTTCTCAAGTATCATGTGAATCACAAAATATATCTTGCTTTTGATATGTTCTTATGTACCAATTTGCTATTCTTTCTGTCCTCGTTTCTCAGTATTGAGGGCAATTGTCGTCTGAGTGACACGTGCACATCTGGGGTCACCCATGGCTTTTTTACTGAGCAAGGAGCGATGAAAAGAGATGCCAATCTGTCTGACggaaaaaaaatgatcaaacCAAGATACATATTGTGATTAGACATGTTTAAAGGTCACGGATGCTTGTAAACACACCAAAATATCACTCATAGGATGGGTTAAGGTAAAGTCAAATTTGAGACGTAATATTCGTGTGTATATTTAAAAGATTAAAGGATAACAGACTTGTAAGAACGTAATCTCTTTCCCTCTGTCCCTAACCTGATACAGTGCACATCCAATCTTTTAAAAGCAACATTATGCAAATTCCGTTTGTACTGTACGTTCAACATCGCTCCAACCCCATAAGAAACCACtatatttgattattacgaAGAAATCTCTCACTTTTAAAAGTCTCTTTAATACACGAAATCAATATAAAACATCACGTTGAATTATGTGCAACTTGATAGACTTGAAATTATCTCGGAGGTCGTGATAATTTTAATCAGATTCTTCCTTTCTCAAGTAAATTGCAAATCAACTTAATGTCTCATTGTGACAAAATATGACACGTGATAAATGAATTAGTTTTACTGATTTAACATATTCCTTGAAATAGTGAACACATATGAGTACTGTTCAAGATCACATGCCGTACAAAGATTGATAAAAAACACATGTTCTGATGAGGTTAACTTTGATAGACAGACAAGGTATGGTCGGCGATTGAATTTACCCTTTTTACACATTATCacttattttgtcatttaagaaaccatttgtataaaatactgaaatattGTACAATTAAGTGAACTATATGTCTTGTTTTCCCAACGTATATATAAGATGGTCAATGGTTTACACTCTCGTCGCTCTTAAGGATGACAGAGCGATGGGGTCATTCGTGTGCCATTAATTTCGATAAGAAACACACCCTTTGACAATTTGTTTAATATTGGAA
Above is a genomic segment from Glandiceps talaboti chromosome 20, keGlaTala1.1, whole genome shotgun sequence containing:
- the LOC144451053 gene encoding adenosine receptor A2a-like, which produces MSPANSTSGLPGEEEYESPWYYILLNIVFGAAIILENLLVLLSVYINKKLQDMDTFCIVNLACADLLVGIVFSFHFTYTIVMPYSCTNIHACAVVFAAMPAMVMVSVFALMVMSIDRYISVSQPLEYATIVTTKRMLIIITIQWVVSIFFGAMPVILWQGDPATFEGCLNTEIISNTKAAYLWYWMMTFLPTVVLIILYGRLFCVAYRHARRVAPIAKQLKQNATGGVGTAGCDVSTINLPSAVTRNTPFDEQSSNTLDCYHKKVKIVNRAYKAVVTLGIIMVCMVCTFIPSQVMFISFNCDDCINMPHIHLRALMVLAQVSNSAMNPFIYAIRIKEFRRTFTLILKTTFCCRCKKASRTIKPHEDGDHTP